CGAGCGCGTGCGGGAGCGCCGCCTCGCCGACCTCGACGCCGAGGTGGCCCGCACGCGCGCCGACCTCGATCGGCTGCAGCGCGAGCAGGCGCTGTTCCGCGAGCAGTTCCGCGCGCTGCTGCAGGCCTACTCCCGATCGCTGGAGGCGCTGGGCGGCAAGACGACGGCCGGGGAGGACGCGGCGGAGGCGGCGACCGTCCCGCAGAACGCGGGCGAGTAGCGGCCCGCCCCTCGGGCGCGGTCCGGAGGCGATCCTCTCGCCGACGACCGGCTCGGCGTTCGGGCCCGGGCCGCCGTGCCGGGTCGGGCGAGCCCGTCCTCCTAGCGCGCTCCGGGACGCGCCGCGCCCAGCTCGGCCAGGGCGTGCTCGAGCGTCACCCACGGCAGGGTCGCGCACTTCACGCGGGCGTGCAGCTTGCTGACTCCCTTGAGTACCCGCGCCTCGCCGAGCCTCTCGGCGGGCTCCTCGCCCCTGACCATGGCCTTGAAGTCGACGGCGAGGCCCAGGGCCTCGTCGGCAGCCTTGCCCCGCACGGCCTCCGTCATCAGGCTGGCGGACGCCTGCGAGATCGCGCAGCCGACGCCCTCGAACGCCACGGTCTCGAGCCTGCCGTCATCGAGCGCGAGGTAGAGCGTGATCTCGTCGCCGCAGCCGGGGTTCACGCCGGGGTAGGCGACGTCGAAGCGCTCGGGCCGGTAGCGGTTGCGCGGGTGCCGCGAGTGCTCCAGCACCGCGGCCTGGTAGAGGTCGGCGAGCAGGCCCATCAGGCGAAGGCCGCGAAGTGCTCCACGACCCGCTCCAGGGCGGACACGAAGGCGTCGACCTCGGCGAGCTCGTTGTAGACGTAGAAGCTGGCCCTGGTGGAGGCGGCGATACCCAGCGCCTGGTGCAGCGGCTGGGCGCAGTGCTGCCCCGCCCGCACCGCGACGCCCTCGAGGTCGAGGGCGGTGGCCACGTCGTGGGCGTGCACACCGTCGACGACGAAGGTGACCAGCCCGACCCGACCCTCGCCCGGACCGACGAGCGTCACGCCGGGCAGCCCGCGCAGGCCCTCCACGGCGCGCGCCACGAGCGCCTCGTCGTGCCTCCTCACGGCCTCCATGCCGAGGCCGCGCAGGTACCTCACGGCCGCGGCGAAGCCGACGGCCTCGGCGATGCTGGGCGTGCCCGCCTCGAAGCGCTTCGGCGGCGGGGCGTAGGTGGTGCCCTCGAACGACACGCGCGAGATCATCTCGCCGCCGCCCATGTAGGGGGGCATCGCCTCGAGGAGCTCGGGCCGCGCCCACAGCGCGCCGATGCCCGTGGGGCCGAGCATCTTGTGCGCCGAGAACGCGTAGAAGTCGCAGCCCAGCGCGCTCACGTCCACCGGCAGGTGCGGTGCCGCCTGCGCGCCGTCGACGAGCAGCAGTGCACCCGCGGCGTGCGCGACCGCGGCGACCTCGGCCACGGGGTTCGCCGTGCCGAGCACGTTGCTCACGTGGAAGACGGCCACCAGCTTGGTGCGGGGGCCTACGGCCGCCCTGAGGGCGTCCATGTCGACGCGCCCCTGCTGGTCGAGCCCGACCGGGCGCAGCGCCGCCCCGCGCTCGGCCGCGACGATCTGCCACGGCACCACGTTGGCGTGGTGCTCGGCGACGGTCACGACGACCTCGTCGCCGGGTCCCAGGTTCGCGCGCCCCCAGCTCGCGGCGACGAGGTTGATGGCCTCGGTGGCGTTGCGCACGAACACCAGCCCCGCGGGGTCGGCGCCCACGAACGACGCCACCTCGGCGCGCGCCTCCTCGTACAGCGAGGTCGCCTCGACGGAGAGCACGTGCGCGCCGCGGTGCACGTTGGCGTGGTGACGGAAGTAGTACTCGCTCATCGCCTCGACGACCTGCCGAGGCTTCTGCGAGGACGCCGCGCTGTCGAGGTACACCAGCCGGCGGCCGTTGACCTCGCGCTCCAGGACTGGGAAGTCGGCCCTCAGCGAGCCTGCGTCTAGCGTCACGCCCGATGCTACCAACAGCGGGCGAGCCCTGACGTCCGCGCGGACGGCGCTCGGGACCCGCGGCGGTAGACTGCCGGGGTGCGCCTGCGGTCGCTCACGCAGCTCGCGTTCCGCAACCTCGTCACGCGCCGGGTCTCGTTCCCCGACGGCGTGGTGGCGGTGGTCGGGCAGAACGCTTCGGGCAAGAGCAACCTGCTGCACGCGGCCTACCTCGGCTGCAACGGCACCCTGGCCGCCGGCAACCTGGGCGACATGGTCGCGTTCGGGCACGAGGAGGCGTACGTCGGGGTCGAGGTGGAGCACCTGAGCGGCACGAGCCGCGTCGAGGTGGGCTTCGCCGCCGGGCGCAAGGTCGTGAGGCTCGACTCCCAGGTCTCTCGCGCCGCCGACGTCTCGCGCCACGTGGCCGCCGTGCTGGTGACGCCGGAGGACTCGGAGCTCGTGCACGGCTCGCCGAGCGCGCGCCGCTCGTTCCTCGACGCGCTGATCTCGAAGGTCTCGGCGCGCTACGCGGCGCTGGTGCGCGAGTACGGCCGGGTGCTCGAGCAGCGCAACGCGCTGCTGCGCCTCTCCCCGCGCGACGCCTCGCTGCCCGACTGGACGGCCCGCCTCGTGAGCGTGGGCGCGGAGGTGGACGCCATGCGCGACCGCCTCGTGCGGCGGCTCTGCCCTCTGGCGTCCGAGGTCTACCGCGACGTGTCGGGCGACGACGCGCCGTTCGGCGTCCGGCTGGCCCGCAACTGGGAGGGCGAGGACCTGGCCGCCGCCGTCGCCGCCACCCGCGCGGCGGAGCTGGCGCGCGGCGCCACCGTGGTCGGGCCGCACCGCGACGACCTCGAGCTGACCCTGGGCGGCATGGACGTGCGCGCCTTCGGGTCGCGTGGCGAGGCCCGCACCGCGGCGCTGGCCCTGCGCGTCGCCGAGTACCGCCTGCTCACCGAGCGGCACGGCGAGCCGCCGGTGTTGCTCGTCGACGACTTCTCGGCCGAGCTCGACGCCGACCGCCGCGCCTACCTGCTGTCGCTCACCGCCGGCACGCCGCAGGCGATCGTCACCGGCACCGAGCCGCCGCCGCACCACGACGCGCTGTTCCGCGTCATGGACGGCGAGGTCGCGCTCATCGACGCGGTGGGGGCGCCGGCGTGATGGCGTCCGACCCGACGCCGGCGCGCTCGGAGGGCGCGGCGTGAGGGGCGGCGGGCCCCGCAGCGCCGGCGAGCTCATCGCCGAGGTGTTCCGCCGCAAGGGCATGCGGCGGTCGCTGCGGCGGGCGGAGGCGGTGCTGCTGTGGCCCCGCGTCGTCGGCCGCGACGTCGCGCGCTTCAGCTCCGCCAGGGCGTTCCGCGACGGCGTGCTGTACGTGGACGTCACCGACTCCGAGACCGCGATGCACCTGAACATGCAACGTCAGCGCTTCGTGGCCGTCTACCACGAGACCTACGGCCTGCGCGAGGTGAAGGACGTGCGCTTCCAGGCCGGCCGGCTCGCGGCCGCAGACGGGGAGGCGGGAGCCGCCCAGGGCGAACGGCCCGACCCCGACCCCGCCGAGGTGGCGAGCCTGGAGCGGGCCGTCGACGACGCCGAGCTGCCCGGTGACATCGCCGACGTCGCCCGCGCGGCGGCGCGGACGCTGGCGGGCCACTGGGCCAGGCAGCGCGCCGCCGGCCACGCGCCCTGCCCCACGTGCGGCGCGCTCCACGACGGCGCCGTGGCCGGCCTGTCGCCGCGCGAGCGTCGCCTGGCCGAGCTCGGCCGCCACAGCGCGGAGCTGCGCGACCGCGAGCTGTGCCCGAGCTGCCGACGCGCGGCCAGGGAGCCCCGCGTGGTCGCGGCGGCCCGGCGCCTGGCGCTGGCCCCCGCCGAGCCGCACCACGAGCTGTCAGTCGAGGAGGCCGCGGTCGCCCACCGCCTGGCCGCCATCTACCTGGAGGAGACCTTGGAGGACCTTCTGCCCCGCGTCGTCTCCGACGCCTCCCTGCGCCCCCACCTGGAGCGGGCGGCCCGGTGCCGCGCCGCGCTGGCCACGGGCAGGGACCCCGACGACCTCGCCGACGAGGACCTGCGCGTCCTCGACGAGCGCGTCGCGCGCGTGCTCGGCTGGACCTGGTCGTGACACGGGCCGCCCGGCCGGTGATGCTCGTCGTGCTCGACGGCTTCGGCCTCGCGCCGGCGGGGCCCGGCAACGCCGTCGACCTGGCCCACACGCCCTGCTTCGACGCCATCTGGCGGGCCGGGCCCCGCACGACGCTCGAGGCCTCCGGCAACGCCGTGGGCCTGCCCGCGGGCCAGATGGGCAACAGCGAGGTCGGCCACATGAACATCGGCGCCGGGAGGCGGGTCGTCCAGAGCCTCACCTACGTGCAGGAGCGGATCGAAGACGGAGGGTTCTTCGCGAACCCGGTGCTGCTGGAGACCTACGAGGCGGCACGAGCCGGCACCCTCCACCTGCTCGGCCTCGTCTCGGACGGCGGGGTCCACAGCGACCTCGGGCACCTGCTGGCGCTGCTCGACCTGGCCGCCAGGCTCAGGCTGCCGCGCGTGCGCGTGCACGCCTTCACCGACGGGCGCGACAGCGCCCCCGACGGGGCGCCCGGGTACCTGGCGGCGGTCGAGGGCAAGCTGGCCGAGGTCGCACGCGCCGGGGTGGACGCCCGCATCGCCACCGTCTCGGGCCGCTACTACGCCATGGACAGGGACAGGCGCTGGGACAGGACCGCCCGCGCCTACGACGCCGTCGTGTGCGGGCGCGCCGAGCACGCCGCGCCCACGGCGGCCGAGGCCGTGGGCGCGGCCTACGCGCGCGGCGAGACGGACGAGTTCGTGGTCCCCACCGTCGTCGGCGCGCCGGAGGCGATGCGCGACGGCGACGCCGTGTTCTTCTTCAACTTCCGGGCGGACCGCGCCAGGCAGCTCACCTACGCGCTCACGCAGCCGGGCTTCGACGGCTTCCCGCGCTGCGCGACGCCCCGCGTGCGCTTCGCCTCGCTCATGGAGTACGACCGCGAGCTGGGCCTGCCCTACGCGTTCGCTCTGCCCCCGCTGACCAGGGGCCTGTCCGAGGTCGTCTCGGGGGCCGGCCTGCGGCAGTACCACACCGCCGAGACCGAGAAGTACGCCCACGTGACCTACTTCTTCAACCTGCAGCGCGAGGAGCCGTTCCCCGGCGAGGAGCGCCTGCTCGTGCCCTCACCTAAGGTCGCCACCTACGACCTCCAGCCGGAGATGAGCGCGCCGGCCCTCACCGACGCGACGGTGGCGCGCATCGACCAGGGGGTGGACGACCTCGTGCTGATCAACTACGCGAACCCCGACATGGTGGGGCACACGGGCGTGTTGGAGGCGGCGGTGAGGGCGTGCGAGGCCGTCGACAGGGGCCTGGGCCGCCTCTTGGCCGCCTGGAGGGCCCGCGGCGGCACGGCCGTCGTGATCGCCGACCACGGCAACGCCGAGCAGATGCTCACCGCGGCGGGCGAACCGCACACGGCGCACACGTCGAACCCGGTGCCGTGCGTGCTCGTCTCCGACGACCCCGCCGTGGCCTCGCTGCGCCTGCGCGAGGGCGGAGCGCTCGGGGACGTGGCACCCACGGTCCTCGAGCTGATGGGCCTGCCGCAGCCCGACGAGATGACGGGGCGCTCGCTCATCGAGCGCTGAGCCGCGACGAGAGGACCGCCGCCCGGCGGGCTGCCGGGAGGAGGTAGCGTTCCCTTCGTGAGCTGGGCTTAGAAGTCCATGCCTCCGCCCACATGACGCCGCCGCCCGGCATGCGACCGGGCGGCGGTAGCGTTCTCTTCGGGAGCTGGGCCTAGAAGTCCATCCCGCCCATGTCGCCACCGGGCACGCCGGCGGCCTTCTCCTCCTTCTCGGGGTGCTCAGAGATCACCACTTCGGTGGTCAGGAGCAGGCCCGCGATGGAGGCCGCGTTCTGGAGCGCGGTGCGGGTGACCTTCGCCGGGTCGACGATGCCCGCGGCGAACATGTCGTCCACGAACGAGTCGGTGGCGGCGTTGTAGCCGAACTTGCCGTCGTTCTTCTGCCGGATGGCGTTGACGATCACGCTGCCTTCGGCGCCGGCGTTGGCCGCGATCTGGCGGGCGGGCTCCTCGAGGGCGCGCATGAGGATCTGGGCCCCGGTGCGCTCGTCGCCCTCGAGCGTGTCGGCGACCTGCTTGACGGCGTCCATGGCGTGGATCAGCGTCACGCCGCCGCCCGCGACGATGCCCTCCTCGACGGCCGAACGAGCCGTGGAGAGGGCGTCCTCGAAGCGGTGCTTCTTCTCCTTGAGCTCGGTCTCGGTGGCGGCACCGACGCGGATGACGGCCACGCCGCCGGCCAGCTTGGCGAGGCGCTCCTGGAGCTTCTCACGCGCGTAGTCGGAGTCGGTGGTCTCCAGCTCGGCCTTGATGCCCTTGATGCGCTCGTCGATGACCTTGCGGTCGCCCTGGCCCTCGATGATCGTGGTCTCGTCCTTGCTGGCGCGGACCCGCTTGGCGCGGCCCAGCTGGTTGAGGCGCACGTTCTCGAGCTTGTGGCCGAGCTCCTCGCTGATGACCTCGCCGCCGGTGACGGCCGCGATGTCCTTGAGCATCTCCTTGCGGCGGTCGCCGAAGCCGGGGGCCTTGACGGCGAGCACGTTCAGCGTGCCGCGGAGCTTGTTGAGGACGAGGGTCGCCAGCGCTTCGCCCTCGACGTCCTCGGCGATGATCAGGAGCGGCTTGCCGGTCTGGATGACCTGCTCGAGCACGGGCAGGAGGTCCTTCAGCGCGCTGATCTTCTTCTCGTGGATGAGGATGTAGGGGTCCTCGAGCACCGCCTCCATGGCGTCGGAGTCGGTGATGAAGTACGCGCTGATGTAGCCCTTGTCGAACTGCATGCCCTCGACGACGTCGAGCTCGGTGTCGAGGGTCTTCGACTCCTCGACCGTGATGACGCCGTCGCGGCCGACCTTGTCCATCGCCTCGGCGATGAGCTGGCCGACCGCGGCCTCGTTCGCGGAGATCGAGGCGACCTCGGCGACGGCCTTGCTGTCCTCGACGCTGCGCGCCAGGGCCTTGATGCGCTCGACGGCCGCGTCGACGGCCTTGTCGATGCCGCGCTTGAGGCCCAGCGGGCTGGCGCCGGCGGCGACGTTCCTCAGGCCCTCGCGGACGATCGCCTGGCCGAGCACGGTGGCGGTGGTCGTGCCGTCACCCGTGATCTCGTTGGTCTTGGTGGCGATCTCGATGAGGAGCTTGGCGCCGATGTTCTCGAGCGGGTCCTTGAGCTCGATGTCCTTCGCGACGGTCACGCCGTCCTTGGTGATGGTCGGGCCGCCGAACTTCTTCTCGAGGACGACGTTGCGCCCCTTCGGCCCGAGCGTGACCTTGACGGCGTTGGCGACGGCGTTGACGCCGCGCTCCAGCGCGCGCCGCGCCTCTTCCTTGTAGATCAGATCCTTGGCCATCTTCCCTCTACTTCCCTGTGTCTACCTGGGTGCTTGGCTGTCTCAGCCGAGGACGGCGTGGATGTCGCGCTGGCTCAGGATCATGAGCTCGCGCCCGTCGAGCTCGATCTCGGTCCCGCCGTACTTGGCGAAGACGACGGTGTCGCCCACCGCCACGTCGATCGGCTCGCGGGACCCGTTGTCGAGGTACTTGCCCGGGCCGACGGCGAGGACCTTGCCCCGCTGGCTCTTCTCCTTGGCGCTGTCGGGCAGCACCAGACCGCTGGCTGTGGTCTGCGGCTCGTCGATGACCTCGACGACGACCTTGTCGCCCAGCGGCTTCAGCGTCAGCTTCTGATCAGCCATGCTTCCTCCACTTTTCCGGATGTGCCTGTTTGGCACTCGACACCTGCGAGTGCCAACCACCCACAATGCTATCCATGCCCTTCCGAGGCTGTCAACTGCGCCCTATCAAGCTCTCTGTGCCGCCCGGGCTAAGCACACTTGACAACGACGCGCTCAAGTTCGGCGGCGGCCACGGGCCGGCCGGAGCGTGCTCGCCCCCGCGCCGCGCCTCCCCGGCGCCGGGCCCTCACCCGCGGCGCAGCCCGATGATGAACGCCGGGACGAAGGCGGCGGCGAACGGCACGTTGAAGGTGAGCAGCGCGATGAGCCCGCGCCACGTGCCCTGCAGCGACTCGCCGGAGAGCAGGGGGTCGACCCGCCGCTGCACGACGTCCCAGTTCACGCTCACGAACCCGGACCAGGCGAGGAGCTGCACCGCGATGAACAGCAGGCCGACGACCAGGGCGACGACCTTGCCCACCTTCTTCACCGCGTACCCGGCGACGAACCCGGCCACCGCGCCGAAGCCGATCTGCTCGACCCAGGGCCACACGGCCGACAGCTCGGGCACGTCCACGCGAGCGACGTTACCACGCTGCTGGACGATAGCCGTGCGCCACGCAGGGGTGCGAGGCGCCGGCGGGACGCGCCCGGGGGGCCTACGGTCCGCGGCCGCCTCAGACCCGCTGACAGCGGCGCCATCGGTAAGATGACCGCGTGAGCAGCGAGGTCCCCTTCCGCCTCGGGACGCGCGTCCGGGACGCCCTGGAGGTCGGCGCCCCCGTCGTGGCGCTGGAGTCTACGGTGATCACCCACGGGCTGCCCCGGCCGCGCAACCTGGACG
The DNA window shown above is from Trueperaceae bacterium and carries:
- a CDS encoding SUF system NifU family Fe-S cluster assembly protein gives rise to the protein MGLLADLYQAAVLEHSRHPRNRYRPERFDVAYPGVNPGCGDEITLYLALDDGRLETVAFEGVGCAISQASASLMTEAVRGKAADEALGLAVDFKAMVRGEEPAERLGEARVLKGVSKLHARVKCATLPWVTLEHALAELGAARPGAR
- a CDS encoding SufS family cysteine desulfurase; the encoded protein is MTLDAGSLRADFPVLEREVNGRRLVYLDSAASSQKPRQVVEAMSEYYFRHHANVHRGAHVLSVEATSLYEEARAEVASFVGADPAGLVFVRNATEAINLVAASWGRANLGPGDEVVVTVAEHHANVVPWQIVAAERGAALRPVGLDQQGRVDMDALRAAVGPRTKLVAVFHVSNVLGTANPVAEVAAVAHAAGALLLVDGAQAAPHLPVDVSALGCDFYAFSAHKMLGPTGIGALWARPELLEAMPPYMGGGEMISRVSFEGTTYAPPPKRFEAGTPSIAEAVGFAAAVRYLRGLGMEAVRRHDEALVARAVEGLRGLPGVTLVGPGEGRVGLVTFVVDGVHAHDVATALDLEGVAVRAGQHCAQPLHQALGIAASTRASFYVYNELAEVDAFVSALERVVEHFAAFA
- the recF gene encoding DNA replication and repair protein RecF (All proteins in this family for which functions are known are DNA-binding proteins that assist the filamentation of RecA onto DNA for the initiation of recombination or recombinational repair.), with product MRLRSLTQLAFRNLVTRRVSFPDGVVAVVGQNASGKSNLLHAAYLGCNGTLAAGNLGDMVAFGHEEAYVGVEVEHLSGTSRVEVGFAAGRKVVRLDSQVSRAADVSRHVAAVLVTPEDSELVHGSPSARRSFLDALISKVSARYAALVREYGRVLEQRNALLRLSPRDASLPDWTARLVSVGAEVDAMRDRLVRRLCPLASEVYRDVSGDDAPFGVRLARNWEGEDLAAAVAATRAAELARGATVVGPHRDDLELTLGGMDVRAFGSRGEARTAALALRVAEYRLLTERHGEPPVLLVDDFSAELDADRRAYLLSLTAGTPQAIVTGTEPPPHHDALFRVMDGEVALIDAVGAPA
- a CDS encoding DUF721 domain-containing protein; this translates as MRGGGPRSAGELIAEVFRRKGMRRSLRRAEAVLLWPRVVGRDVARFSSARAFRDGVLYVDVTDSETAMHLNMQRQRFVAVYHETYGLREVKDVRFQAGRLAAADGEAGAAQGERPDPDPAEVASLERAVDDAELPGDIADVARAAARTLAGHWARQRAAGHAPCPTCGALHDGAVAGLSPRERRLAELGRHSAELRDRELCPSCRRAAREPRVVAAARRLALAPAEPHHELSVEEAAVAHRLAAIYLEETLEDLLPRVVSDASLRPHLERAARCRAALATGRDPDDLADEDLRVLDERVARVLGWTWS
- the gpmI gene encoding 2,3-bisphosphoglycerate-independent phosphoglycerate mutase encodes the protein MLVVLDGFGLAPAGPGNAVDLAHTPCFDAIWRAGPRTTLEASGNAVGLPAGQMGNSEVGHMNIGAGRRVVQSLTYVQERIEDGGFFANPVLLETYEAARAGTLHLLGLVSDGGVHSDLGHLLALLDLAARLRLPRVRVHAFTDGRDSAPDGAPGYLAAVEGKLAEVARAGVDARIATVSGRYYAMDRDRRWDRTARAYDAVVCGRAEHAAPTAAEAVGAAYARGETDEFVVPTVVGAPEAMRDGDAVFFFNFRADRARQLTYALTQPGFDGFPRCATPRVRFASLMEYDRELGLPYAFALPPLTRGLSEVVSGAGLRQYHTAETEKYAHVTYFFNLQREEPFPGEERLLVPSPKVATYDLQPEMSAPALTDATVARIDQGVDDLVLINYANPDMVGHTGVLEAAVRACEAVDRGLGRLLAAWRARGGTAVVIADHGNAEQMLTAAGEPHTAHTSNPVPCVLVSDDPAVASLRLREGGALGDVAPTVLELMGLPQPDEMTGRSLIER
- the groL gene encoding chaperonin GroEL (60 kDa chaperone family; promotes refolding of misfolded polypeptides especially under stressful conditions; forms two stacked rings of heptamers to form a barrel-shaped 14mer; ends can be capped by GroES; misfolded proteins enter the barrel where they are refolded when GroES binds) codes for the protein MAKDLIYKEEARRALERGVNAVANAVKVTLGPKGRNVVLEKKFGGPTITKDGVTVAKDIELKDPLENIGAKLLIEIATKTNEITGDGTTTATVLGQAIVREGLRNVAAGASPLGLKRGIDKAVDAAVERIKALARSVEDSKAVAEVASISANEAAVGQLIAEAMDKVGRDGVITVEESKTLDTELDVVEGMQFDKGYISAYFITDSDAMEAVLEDPYILIHEKKISALKDLLPVLEQVIQTGKPLLIIAEDVEGEALATLVLNKLRGTLNVLAVKAPGFGDRRKEMLKDIAAVTGGEVISEELGHKLENVRLNQLGRAKRVRASKDETTIIEGQGDRKVIDERIKGIKAELETTDSDYAREKLQERLAKLAGGVAVIRVGAATETELKEKKHRFEDALSTARSAVEEGIVAGGGVTLIHAMDAVKQVADTLEGDERTGAQILMRALEEPARQIAANAGAEGSVIVNAIRQKNDGKFGYNAATDSFVDDMFAAGIVDPAKVTRTALQNAASIAGLLLTTEVVISEHPEKEEKAAGVPGGDMGGMDF
- the groES gene encoding co-chaperone GroES is translated as MADQKLTLKPLGDKVVVEVIDEPQTTASGLVLPDSAKEKSQRGKVLAVGPGKYLDNGSREPIDVAVGDTVVFAKYGGTEIELDGRELMILSQRDIHAVLG
- a CDS encoding FUN14 domain-containing protein translates to MDVPELSAVWPWVEQIGFGAVAGFVAGYAVKKVGKVVALVVGLLFIAVQLLAWSGFVSVNWDVVQRRVDPLLSGESLQGTWRGLIALLTFNVPFAAAFVPAFIIGLRRG